Below is a window of Streptomyces sp. ITFR-16 DNA.
GTCCTTGGGGAAGGCGTGGTAGAACTCCGGCGCCGCGATCGGGATCAGCCCGATCCCTACGGCGGCGGCCACGATCAGCGCGTTCTCGCCCTTCTCCAGCGCGGCGCCGGCCAGGGTCTGGATGCCGCTGGCCGCGACCGAGCCGAAGAGCACGATGCCCGCGCCGCCGAGCACCGGCAGCGGGACCAGCGCGATGACGGACGCGGCCACCGGGAACAGCCCGAGCAGGATGAGGATGCCGCCGCCCGCGGCGACGACGAAGCGGCTGCGGACCTTGGTCATCGCGACCAGCCCGATGTTCTGGGCGAAGGCACTGCACATGAAGCCGTTGAACAGCGGGCTGATGGCGCTGCCCAGGGTGTCGGCGCGCAGCCCGCCCTCGATGGTCCGCTCGTCGGCCGGCCGGTCGACGATCCTGCCCAGGGCCAGCATGTCGGCGGTCGACTCGGTCATGCAGACCAGCATGACGATGCACATGGAGACGATCGCGGCGATCTCGAACTGCGGCGCCCCGAAGTGGAACGGGGTGGGGAAGCCGATCGCGTCGGCGTCCTTGATGGCACCGAAGTCGGTGATGCCGACGGGAATCGCGACGAGGGTGCCGACCACCAGGCCGAGCAGGATCGCGATCTGCTGGAGGAAGCCGCGCAGCAGCTTGCGCAGCGCGAGGACGACGACCAGGGTCACCGCCGCCATGGTGATGTTGGTGGTGGAGCCGTAGTCGTCGGCCGTCGCGTTGCCGCCCTGGGACCAGTTGAAGGCCACCGGCAGCAGCGAGACACCGATCAGGGTGATGACCGTGCCGGTCACGACGGGCGGGAAGAAGCGGACCAGTTTGCAGAAGTACGGGGCGAGGACGAAGCCGAGGAGGCTGGCGACGATGATCGCGCCGAAGATCACGGCGATGCCGTCGTGCCCCCGGTCCTTGCCGATCGCCACCATCGGGGTCACCCCGGCGAACGAGACGCCGTTGACGAACGGCAGCCGGGCGCCTATCCGCCAGAAGCCGAGCGTCTGGAGCAGGGTGGCTATGCCCGCGGTGAACAGGCTCGCCCCCATCAGGAAGGCGGTCTCCTTGGGCGTGAGGCCGACGGCGGGCCCCACGATCATGGGCGGAGCCACCACGCCCGCGTACATCGCGGCCACGTGCTGGAGGCCGCTGGTGAACATCTTCAGTGGGGGGAGCGTCTCGTCGACCGGATGCCTGCGGTCGGACGGGGCCGTGTCCGGCTCACCGTCGGGGGCGGGTGCTGCACTTGCGTCGTTGCGAAACCTGGGCGTAGCTGCCACGGCGGTTCCTCCGGTCGGGTACACGTCTGCGGCGACGTGGGTGTCAGGGAGGTGGTGCCGGGGCCGGTCCACCGGACCGGGCCCCGTGTGGTGCGTTGATGCAGGTGGGGCAGGTCGTGCAGCTGGTGCGGGCAGCTCGGGTCACCGGGACGGAAGGCGCGCACGTCTGAGTACGCGCCTCCCGTACCGGTTGCCGCGGACCCCGCTCGGGTCCGCGGCGGCCGGTCGAGGGCCGTCCCCCTCGGCCGGCCGGTATCGGGGGGTGCCGGGGTGTCAGGCTCCGGCGGCGATCTGCGCGAGGCGGCGGGCCTCGTCGCGGGTGGCGCGGGCGATGGCGTCCTCGTCCACGGTGGTCAGGTGGTTGTCCTCGACGACCGGCCTGCCGTTGACGAGCGACAGGGTGACGGGGGCGGCGGCGCCGAAGACCAGGGCGGTGACCGGGTCGGCGATGGAGGCGTGCGCGAGGGTGTCCAGCTTCCAGAGCACCAGGTCGGCGAGCTTGCCGGGCTCCAGGGAGCCGATCTGGGCGGCGCGGCCGAGGACCTGGGCGCCGCCGTACGTACCCAGCCGCAGGGCCTGACGGGCGTTCAGGGCGCGTTCGCGGTGCGGGCCGAGGCGGTTGATGAGGAGGGCGTTGCGCAGCTCGGTGTGGAGTTCGCCGGACTCGTTGGAGGCGGTGCCGTCGACGCCGAGGCCGACCGGGACGCCCGCGGCGAGCATGTCCGGGACCCGGGCGATGCCGGCGGCCAGCCGGGCGTTGGAGGACGGGCAGTGGGCGACGCCGGTGCCGGTGCGGGCGAAGGCGGCGATGTCGGAGTCGTTCATGTGGACGCAGTGCGCCATCCACACGTCGTCGCCGAGCCAGCCGGTCGACTCGAAGTAGTCGGTCGGGCCCATGCCGAACAGCTCGTGGCAGAACTTCTCCTCCTCCACGGTCTCCGAGCCGTGGGTGTGCAGCCGGACGCCCTTGCGCCGGGCCAGCTCCGCGCCCTGGCGCATGAGTTCGGTGGAGACGGAGAAGGGCGAACAGGGGGCGACGGCGACCTGGGTCATCGCGTCGAAGGAGGCGTCGTGGTGTGCGTCGACGGTCGCCTCGGTTGCGGCGAGGGCGCCCTCCAGGGTCTCCACCGCGAAGTCCGGCGGCAGCCCGCCGTCCTTCTCGCTGCGGTCCATGGACCCGCGGGCGAGGGTGAAGCGTACGCCCATGTCGCGGGCGGCGCCGATGATGGCGCCGGACAGGTCGCCGGATCCCTGCGGATAGACGTAGTGGTGGTCCATCGCGGTGGTGACACCGCCGCGCGCCATCATGGCGAGCGAGCCCTGCGCGGCGGCGCGGGCCATCGGCTCGTCGATGCGCGCCCACGTCGGGTACAGCGCG
It encodes the following:
- a CDS encoding nucleobase:cation symporter-2 family protein, giving the protein MAATPRFRNDASAAPAPDGEPDTAPSDRRHPVDETLPPLKMFTSGLQHVAAMYAGVVAPPMIVGPAVGLTPKETAFLMGASLFTAGIATLLQTLGFWRIGARLPFVNGVSFAGVTPMVAIGKDRGHDGIAVIFGAIIVASLLGFVLAPYFCKLVRFFPPVVTGTVITLIGVSLLPVAFNWSQGGNATADDYGSTTNITMAAVTLVVVLALRKLLRGFLQQIAILLGLVVGTLVAIPVGITDFGAIKDADAIGFPTPFHFGAPQFEIAAIVSMCIVMLVCMTESTADMLALGRIVDRPADERTIEGGLRADTLGSAISPLFNGFMCSAFAQNIGLVAMTKVRSRFVVAAGGGILILLGLFPVAASVIALVPLPVLGGAGIVLFGSVAASGIQTLAGAALEKGENALIVAAAVGIGLIPIAAPEFYHAFPKDLLVVLDSGISTGCVVAIVLNLAFNHLGKRPDAEPDAEPDAESVAQKTVKTATAGVH
- a CDS encoding 8-oxoguanine deaminase, whose protein sequence is MAASAAPDRVERIVIENCSIATVDADDTEYASGHVVVAGNRIESVGAGRAPEGLENVVRRIDATGHLVTPGLINTHHHFYQWITRGLATDHNLFEWLVALYPTWARIDEPMARAAAQGSLAMMARGGVTTAMDHHYVYPQGSGDLSGAIIGAARDMGVRFTLARGSMDRSEKDGGLPPDFAVETLEGALAATEATVDAHHDASFDAMTQVAVAPCSPFSVSTELMRQGAELARRKGVRLHTHGSETVEEEKFCHELFGMGPTDYFESTGWLGDDVWMAHCVHMNDSDIAAFARTGTGVAHCPSSNARLAAGIARVPDMLAAGVPVGLGVDGTASNESGELHTELRNALLINRLGPHRERALNARQALRLGTYGGAQVLGRAAQIGSLEPGKLADLVLWKLDTLAHASIADPVTALVFGAAAPVTLSLVNGRPVVEDNHLTTVDEDAIARATRDEARRLAQIAAGA